From the genome of Apis cerana isolate GH-2021 linkage group LG15, AcerK_1.0, whole genome shotgun sequence:
ttaccaTTGTTTTATAAGTAGATAAGTTTAATAATCTCGGAATGAAACATTgtattttatcagaaaaaatatcatgtttAGTCTCTAAGAGAAGATTCAATGttgttaaagttaaaaaaagtaattgttCATTGTCAAGAGATAAAGATTCTATTAAAAGAGGGACCagctgaaaaaaataaagattaatatatactatataaattgttaatatataatcaataccTTAGACAAATACATAAAGAAGAGTTCTACAGGTACTTCTTCTAATAGCTGTACTAATGCACTTAAATAGTTCTGTCTtgagatattttcaaattcaaaattttttttaattaaatgttcaaatactctttgtttatataaaattttaacattacaaaaattttcttctatcaaAGTATCCTCATGTTTATttgttaagattttatattcttgtgCTATATGTTGACCTATTTGatcatgttttaaaatattggtaAGCTGTGAAtacagtattaaaaaaaatattatatcttatttgtaaaatattttttaaaaatatcaaaaatttttacatacttcattcaaaaatatttcaacatcaCAAGAACCTTTTGTAATTATAGCTTTTGTTAACCATACTTGTAAAGAAACTGCTGCTTTCATTATTTCagtattaacatttaaattcaaattattatttattttctctttgaaatatgataaaatatgtaaaaacgATTCGTCGTTATCATTaactttgtttaatattacagCAATAAATTTATGCGTTATGagtcttatatttaaattattgttaaatgcCAAATTATGgagattttgtaataaatttaaatttattatgaaattaacattttgaCGTAAAGGAATGAAAAGATTCATTACAAAAATAGCATCAAATTCTGAAACTTGTTCACTCAAAATTGaagcatatttattaataagattttgtTGCTCTTCAAGTGTTAAATTTCGTACAATTAatcgacaaatatttaaaactatatctAATCTTTGATCTATAGGATTAAATCTAAGtgcaatcaatttttgaattatattacactcataatatagataatgttgtacattataatcaatattttttgtagcAACTAGCTTATGAAGACATGTTAAAGCTGTAAAGCTTATATCagaatttgcaatatttgttTGCAATACAATTTGAGGAAGAACTTCAATAgctaatttatatgttttagcAACAGCTGCTAGTACttctaatttatgaatttgtatttctattttctcttcacctgaaacaattaaaatgataaagttttattttaaaataaaatattctaaatcacatatttctattattaaatttattagattaccAGCTaactgaaatttttctttaattaaatttgatatttcatctGGATATAATGTAGCAAAACTTATAAGACATGAATgacaaagtatttttatttcattatatctcACTTCACTCAAActacaaattttatcataaattaaagtgcgatgtgttttatttaaatatgcttTTTGTATTGTTAAACCAAACAATATCTTGGATTGTAATTCTGTATTTTGTGttgataattcatttaaatataaatttggtaTATCTGTCCATGCTAATTCtggaatatctaaaaaaaattttattttatattaaaattgaaataatttttaatacatatttcaaaatatatgagatatatatttacccTTGATGGTAAATCCATAATCAGaagcaattttaataaaagtatttaatgtttcaattaaaattactttattaattattgaaatatcagtAGAATATTGACCAAGAGATAATGGTactattacttttaatatttctgtacATGATTCTTTATTGACCATTGCCACACATTCCAACAATTTTACAGTTGGTCTAAATAAACTAAGTTGTACATCATACatagataaatttacatttgtaattatatcatcaataaaacttttacaaaGTTTAACATCACTTGATATAGTTTCAATTAGAGATATAACTGCCTTCAAActtgcattttttaattctaaatctgCACCtggtataatttctttttttaaagcaataaataattcggTCAAATGTGGTTCAAGGCCTTTTATACCAAATATTGGTGTACCCTTGCacaataaattcaaagaatcCATCTTGGCAATTTTAAGATtagagaataatttatcaattataagtGGTATACAGAATTCAGCAAATTCTGGTATAGCACAAAGACAAGGTGCCAATTTTTCTGCCAAATCATCACGTGTTATCCCTATTCCCTCTGTTCCAGACTGAAAAATGTCAAGTCAAATTacaattcatattcataaatgatgtataattaaaatcttgattGGTTGATTTAATTACAGGATTGAAGTCAACTGGAAAGTAACATGCAATGACTTCAAACATTTCTTCAGTTAAATGGCCTagtgaaaattcttttataaattttggaagTGCACTAAATAATAGCATAAGATTTCTAGGATCCCTTTCTCCATCTATAGCACTAATAActccataaataaaatctgGTCCCATAGCTTTtaaatcttctattttattttccaataatgttataaatatgaaatatatattcctacgatcaaataataattgagattGGCACTgaacattttcaaaaagagCTCTGAATAAATGTGCAGGTGAATCTTTAGGCAAATGAGTCATTTGAAcctaaaagaattattattcatttatataattgtttatataattatataattaccatttatataattaaatataattttaataaatacaaaacttACAATTGACAAAATTCCTTTTAATACTGCCGGTATAATGTTATGATGATCCTTTAATCtatcacaataaaataatgttataaaaccTAATTCAGCTTCATTCAAAAAATCTTttggtaaataaaataaaataatggaaaggGCACAAATGCCCTTTTCTCGTATTTTAACATCTTTTTCTGTTACAAAAGGTCCAAGTTCTTCCACAACTGTATAAAGTTTTGTATAACCAGattgtatttctaaattaaaaaagaattatttattttttagaaagttatttatttttaagaaagataaattttaaacaaatattttttattttaatttacaaatttaataattctaataaaaatatttttattaataatttaattaaaatatttttattaataatatttttattaatagataaatagagataaatagataaatatagataatattttaatgaactaTAAACAAGTTTTCTAGTTTTTGCTTTAAACATCAAGGCCAATTATCTATATGTAGAGGAAGAACAATCATGCTAATTAATACACACCTAAAGCGATCTGTTGGCACGTTATGTTCAGTGTTTCATCTTCTTTAAAAGCAGTAAGAAACCTTTCTTTAAAAACAGTACTTGTAAGTGAAGCCATTGCAAACCATGCCTTCTTTCTATGTTACTTAACCtt
Proteins encoded in this window:
- the LOC107996333 gene encoding MMS19 nucleotide excision repair protein; this encodes MASLTSTVFKERFLTAFKEDETLNITCQQIALEIQSGYTKLYTVVEELGPFVTEKDVKIREKGICALSIILFYLPKDFLNEAELGFITLFYCDRLKDHHNIIPAVLKGILSIVQMTHLPKDSPAHLFRALFENVQCQSQLLFDRRNIYFIFITLLENKIEDLKAMGPDFIYGVISAIDGERDPRNLMLLFSALPKFIKEFSLGHLTEEMFEVIACYFPVDFNPSGTEGIGITRDDLAEKLAPCLCAIPEFAEFCIPLIIDKLFSNLKIAKMDSLNLLCKGTPIFGIKGLEPHLTELFIALKKEIIPGADLELKNASLKAVISLIETISSDVKLCKSFIDDIITNVNLSMYDVQLSLFRPTVKLLECVAMVNKESCTEILKVIVPLSLGQYSTDISIINKVILIETLNTFIKIASDYGFTIKDIPELAWTDIPNLYLNELSTQNTELQSKILFGLTIQKAYLNKTHRTLIYDKICSLSEVRYNEIKILCHSCLISFATLYPDEISNLIKEKFQLAGEEKIEIQIHKLEVLAAVAKTYKLAIEVLPQIVLQTNIANSDISFTALTCLHKLVATKNIDYNVQHYLYYECNIIQKLIALRFNPIDQRLDIVLNICRLIVRNLTLEEQQNLINKYASILSEQVSEFDAIFVMNLFIPLRQNVNFIINLNLLQNLHNLAFNNNLNIRLITHKFIAVILNKVNDNDESFLHILSYFKEKINNNLNLNVNTEIMKAAVSLQVWLTKAIITKGSCDVEIFLNELTNILKHDQIGQHIAQEYKILTNKHEDTLIEENFCNVKILYKQRVFEHLIKKNFEFENISRQNYLSALVQLLEEVPVELFFMYLSKLVPLLIESLSLDNEQLLFLTLTTLNLLLETKHDIFSDKIQCFIPRLLNLSTYKTMRVRIAALECLTNYCKYPIILINTYKQDVLEKLSVSIDDRKRLVRKAAVKARTRWFLVGAPGILKE